From a single Silene latifolia isolate original U9 population chromosome 6, ASM4854445v1, whole genome shotgun sequence genomic region:
- the LOC141588808 gene encoding putative F-box protein At3g16210, with protein MFGDHGILPEDILIDILSRVAARNLVRLRCVCKWWCSLIDDVNFIDRHHRLHYSICEADGDDSFLCEGFQTDNSSYDLKVSLLTKHTGDDPLDLTPNLIVDSAPCFTNTPNIFRDAIVVCTVKGVICILWPKYQDLGLWNPATREFKALTPWLHLDGAECPEAAVNLD; from the exons ATGTTTGGGGATCACGGGATCCTTCCAGAGGATATTTTAATAGATATCCTATCAAGAGTAGCAGCAAGAAACTTAGTTCGGTTGAGATGTGTCTGCAAATGGTGGTGTTCCCTCATTGACGACGTTAACTTCATCGACAGACATCACCGTCTTCATTATTCCATATGCGAAGCAGATGGGGACGACTCCTTTCTGTGTGAGGGATTCCAAACTGATAACTCATCTTACGACTTGAAGGTGTCCCTTCTCACTAAACACACAGGAGACGATCCTCTCGATTTGACTCCTAATCTAATTGTCGATAGTGCTCCTTGTTTCACGAATACCCCTAATATATTTCGAGATGCTATTGTAGTATGCACTGTGAAAGGCGTAATTTGCATCCTTTGGCCAAAGTATCAGGACCTTGGCTTGTGGAATCCAGCCACTCGAGAATTCAAGGCCCTTACTCCTTGG CTCCATTTAGACGGAGCAGAATGCCCAGAAGCTGCTGTCAATTTAGACTAG